One genomic segment of Pedobacter endophyticus includes these proteins:
- a CDS encoding xanthine dehydrogenase family protein molybdopterin-binding subunit: MEKRVLKDENDRVDGVYKVTGKAKYFAEYDLPGITYAALVTSNITRGKITALDTKAAQKAPGVIAVLSHLNKPSTPGYEQEGGSPMKIFYTDKIFYNGQPIAIVVANTFERATHAASLVKATYAKEDFNTNFEKAVVDPKAKKLQGQPDYKRGIENAYQTAEVKIEAKYHLPIETHNPMELAGIIADWRANDQLTVYAKTQGVKSTQGTIANVFKIPTENIQVNSEFVGGGFGMGLRTWPMEIATIMASKHIGKPVKLVITRMQMFTMVGNRPAAIQTVGLGANKDGTLTGITHRAFGETSRYENFTEGLVNMAKFMYQCDNVNTQYTVVPVDLGVPIWMRGPGEATGAFALESAIDEMAHALNMDPLEFRTKNDPEKDQQRNKPFSDKNIKEAYRVGAQKIGWHERKNEPGALANGQWKTGFGVSVGVFNANRGRATVKGILKADGTLVLQSATSDIGPGTGTGMTLIASKILNMPGDKIRFELGDSSLPPAPSQGGSATLSTVGSAVNDVCVALKATVAELAANSNMDATSNFVDVLKKNNLPAIEVTKQSQAGKEREDYSLYSFSIHFVKVKVNSLTGVVKVDKIVSVGDSGTIVSPKTARSQMVGGAVGGVGMALTEEAVVDHRFGRYINNNFADYHVPVNADIPEIEVHFINKPDPYINPMGAKGMGEIALIGFSAAVANAVFNATGKRIRTLPITPDKILA; encoded by the coding sequence ATGGAAAAAAGAGTTTTAAAAGATGAAAATGACCGTGTAGATGGAGTTTACAAGGTTACCGGAAAGGCAAAATATTTCGCAGAGTATGATTTGCCGGGCATCACCTACGCAGCGCTGGTTACAAGTAATATCACCAGGGGCAAAATTACTGCCCTCGATACAAAAGCCGCACAAAAGGCGCCGGGTGTAATTGCTGTGCTTTCACATTTAAATAAACCATCGACACCTGGATATGAGCAAGAAGGTGGTTCGCCAATGAAGATTTTTTATACCGATAAAATCTTTTATAACGGCCAGCCAATCGCCATTGTTGTTGCAAATACCTTTGAGCGTGCCACTCATGCCGCATCGTTGGTTAAGGCCACTTATGCCAAGGAAGACTTTAATACTAATTTCGAGAAAGCAGTGGTCGACCCGAAGGCAAAGAAGCTGCAGGGCCAGCCCGATTATAAACGCGGAATTGAGAACGCGTACCAAACAGCAGAAGTGAAAATAGAGGCAAAATATCACCTGCCTATCGAAACCCATAACCCAATGGAGTTAGCGGGTATAATTGCCGACTGGCGTGCCAATGATCAGTTAACGGTTTATGCTAAAACGCAGGGCGTTAAATCAACGCAAGGCACAATTGCAAACGTGTTTAAAATTCCGACAGAAAACATACAGGTTAATTCTGAATTTGTAGGCGGTGGTTTCGGAATGGGCCTGCGCACATGGCCGATGGAAATAGCAACCATTATGGCCTCAAAACACATTGGTAAGCCGGTAAAGCTGGTAATTACCCGCATGCAAATGTTTACTATGGTGGGCAACAGACCGGCAGCAATTCAAACGGTAGGTTTGGGCGCTAATAAAGATGGAACGCTCACCGGAATTACGCACCGTGCTTTCGGCGAAACATCCAGATATGAAAACTTTACCGAAGGCCTGGTAAATATGGCTAAGTTTATGTACCAGTGCGATAATGTAAACACGCAATATACTGTTGTTCCGGTCGATTTGGGGGTGCCGATCTGGATGCGGGGACCGGGCGAAGCCACGGGTGCGTTTGCACTGGAAAGTGCGATTGATGAAATGGCGCATGCGCTTAATATGGATCCGCTTGAGTTTCGGACAAAGAACGATCCCGAAAAGGATCAGCAGCGGAACAAGCCCTTTTCGGATAAGAATATAAAAGAAGCCTATCGTGTTGGCGCTCAAAAAATTGGGTGGCATGAGCGGAAGAATGAACCCGGCGCTTTGGCTAATGGCCAGTGGAAAACCGGATTTGGGGTAAGTGTAGGTGTTTTTAATGCAAATAGAGGCAGGGCGACTGTAAAGGGAATTTTAAAGGCAGATGGAACGTTGGTGCTGCAAAGTGCAACCAGCGATATCGGCCCGGGAACCGGAACGGGAATGACTTTGATAGCCAGCAAGATATTAAATATGCCCGGAGATAAAATCAGGTTCGAGCTGGGCGATTCCTCGCTGCCTCCGGCGCCAAGCCAGGGCGGCTCCGCTACACTTTCTACCGTCGGTTCTGCCGTAAATGATGTTTGCGTTGCATTAAAAGCCACGGTTGCCGAACTGGCGGCCAACTCAAACATGGACGCCACCTCGAATTTTGTCGACGTACTAAAGAAAAACAACCTGCCAGCTATCGAAGTAACCAAGCAAAGTCAGGCAGGCAAAGAACGCGAAGATTATTCGCTTTACTCATTTTCCATTCATTTTGTAAAAGTAAAGGTAAACAGCTTAACGGGTGTGGTTAAGGTTGATAAGATTGTTTCTGTTGGCGATTCGGGTACCATTGTGAGTCCGAAAACGGCACGCAGCCAAATGGTAGGCGGCGCTGTTGGCGGCGTGGGCATGGCCCTAACCGAAGAAGCAGTTGTCGATCACCGCTTTGGCAGATACATCAATAATAATTTTGCCGATTACCATGTGCCGGTAAATGCCGATATTCCGGAAATTGAGGTTCACTTTATCAACAAGCCCGACCCGTACATTAACCCAATGGGAGCGAAGGGCATGGGCGAAATTGCGTTGATCGGCTTCTCAGCAGCAGTTGCCAATGCGGTTTTTAATGCTACGGGAAAAAGAATCAGAACGTTGCCGATTACGCCAGATAAAATTTTGGCATAA
- a CDS encoding FAD binding domain-containing protein — MINFQYLRTTSAKSALALLQKDKNAKFIAGGTNLIDLMKRGVTSPEKLIDINHVPLRQIELVGHNIIIGALASNTNVAENKLIKEKLPLLAMALNAGASAQLRNVATVGGNMMQRTRCGYFYDTEMPCNKREPGSGCGAIGGFNRMHAIFGTSDKCIAVHPSDMCVALTALDAVVVIANAKGERKLLFKDFHRLPGDTPQLDNNLKADEMIIRLEIPANNLAAHSHYLKVRDRASYAFALVSVAAAVEISDNKIKDVRLAMGGVAHKPWRLTASEDFLKGKEANAQNFEQAASLAMSGAKGFGENDFKLAMSPNSIIEALNLATAKV; from the coding sequence ATGATCAACTTCCAATATCTCCGAACAACGTCCGCCAAATCGGCACTGGCCTTGTTGCAAAAAGATAAAAATGCAAAGTTTATTGCTGGCGGCACAAACCTGATCGACTTAATGAAAAGGGGCGTTACCTCGCCCGAGAAATTAATAGATATTAACCATGTTCCCTTACGTCAGATTGAACTTGTGGGCCACAACATTATTATTGGCGCACTGGCCTCTAATACCAACGTTGCAGAAAACAAATTGATTAAGGAGAAACTTCCGCTGCTCGCGATGGCCTTAAACGCCGGGGCATCAGCGCAGTTGCGTAATGTGGCCACCGTTGGCGGCAATATGATGCAGCGCACCCGTTGTGGTTATTTTTACGATACAGAAATGCCATGTAATAAGCGTGAGCCGGGTTCTGGGTGTGGTGCCATTGGTGGCTTTAACCGAATGCATGCCATTTTTGGAACATCCGATAAATGTATTGCCGTTCATCCGAGCGATATGTGTGTGGCACTGACAGCGCTGGATGCTGTAGTGGTAATTGCGAACGCCAAAGGAGAACGCAAGCTTCTATTTAAAGATTTTCATCGCTTACCCGGCGATACACCCCAGTTAGACAACAACTTAAAGGCTGATGAAATGATTATCCGGTTAGAAATCCCGGCCAATAATCTTGCGGCTCATTCCCATTATCTTAAAGTGCGAGATCGGGCATCGTACGCCTTTGCGCTGGTATCGGTAGCCGCGGCGGTTGAAATTAGCGATAACAAAATTAAAGATGTTCGTTTGGCGATGGGCGGAGTTGCACACAAACCCTGGCGGCTAACGGCATCAGAGGACTTTTTAAAAGGCAAGGAAGCCAATGCCCAAAATTTTGAGCAAGCTGCATCATTAGCCATGAGTGGAGCAAAAGGCTTCGGCGAAAACGATTTTAAGCTCGCAATGTCTCCAAATTCAATTATTGAGGCCCTAAACCTCGCAACTGCTAAAGTGTAA
- a CDS encoding (2Fe-2S)-binding protein: MQSSDKESNRGDTRRDFLKKSSVITAIALTPAAAVKAAENQADERFAELFEKIPLNITVNNKAYSTSVEPRVTLLDYLREELHLTGTKKGCDHGQCGACTLHADGERINSCLSLAVMNEGKKITTIEGLASGAELHPMQAAFIKHDGFQCGYCTPGQIMSAVACVNEGHTGSRAEIAEYMSGNICRCGAYPNIVDAIIEVSKGGAKV, translated from the coding sequence ATGCAATCATCTGATAAGGAATCAAATCGTGGCGATACGCGGCGTGACTTTTTAAAGAAGAGCTCCGTAATTACTGCCATTGCGCTTACCCCTGCGGCGGCAGTAAAAGCGGCCGAAAACCAGGCCGACGAACGTTTTGCCGAGCTTTTTGAAAAGATTCCGCTAAATATTACCGTAAATAACAAGGCTTACAGTACATCGGTAGAGCCGCGGGTTACACTATTAGATTATTTACGCGAAGAACTCCATTTAACCGGAACCAAAAAAGGTTGCGACCATGGCCAGTGTGGCGCTTGTACGCTACATGCCGATGGAGAACGGATTAATTCGTGCCTCAGTTTGGCAGTAATGAACGAAGGAAAAAAGATTACCACCATTGAGGGTTTGGCCAGCGGAGCGGAACTACACCCCATGCAGGCTGCATTTATTAAACACGATGGCTTTCAATGTGGTTATTGCACACCCGGGCAAATTATGTCGGCAGTTGCCTGCGTAAACGAGGGGCATACCGGTTCGAGAGCAGAAATTGCCGAATATATGAGCGGAAATATCTGTAGATGTGGTGCTTATCCTAATATAGTTGATGCGATTATTGAAGTTTCGAAAGGAGGCGCAAAGGTATGA
- a CDS encoding ATP-binding protein produces MMTSLNLIPREKIIERLRYENPWWLNKQIPQLYSAMSRRLYFNIFYPNVIEREVHRAVVLMGPRRVGKTVMLFHSIGQLIAENVDPKKIFFIGIDNPIYIHLSLEDILSLCNQSLNQTNLNGCYVFFDEIQYLKDWERHLKILVDSFPETKFVVSGSAAAALKWHSTESGAGRFTDFMLPPLTFQEYIHLKNMDHLIYDGSITYGEKEIPYCLTHDVKALNKEFVHYLNFGGYPEVVLSEKIQSDMGRYVKNDIVDKVLLRDLPSLYGIKDVQELNRFFTYIAYNTGNEFSYETMSRESGIQKDTLKKYLEYLEAAFLIKVLNKVDVNAKRLKRVTSFKVYLTNPSLRTALFSPISETDSEMGNLIETAVLSQWMHREKLDLTYARWKDGKNEGEVDLVLVDDKKYKPVWGVEIKWSNRYFDKPHELRSLVQFCKANSFDKALVTSIDQFGIKTVDNLSFSFLPASVYSYNVGDITLKMKNS; encoded by the coding sequence ATGATGACCAGTTTAAACCTTATTCCGAGAGAGAAGATTATCGAACGATTGCGGTATGAAAACCCGTGGTGGCTAAATAAGCAAATACCACAATTGTACAGTGCCATGTCAAGACGCTTATACTTTAACATTTTTTATCCAAATGTAATCGAAAGAGAGGTACACAGGGCAGTTGTACTTATGGGGCCACGACGTGTGGGCAAAACGGTGATGCTTTTTCATAGTATAGGGCAACTGATTGCTGAAAATGTAGATCCGAAAAAGATCTTTTTTATTGGCATAGACAACCCGATCTATATCCACCTTAGTTTAGAAGACATTTTAAGCCTTTGCAATCAATCACTTAATCAAACTAATTTAAATGGCTGTTACGTTTTCTTCGATGAGATTCAATATCTGAAAGATTGGGAAAGGCATCTAAAAATATTGGTAGACTCATTCCCCGAAACTAAATTTGTGGTGTCGGGTTCGGCTGCGGCAGCATTAAAATGGCATAGCACTGAAAGCGGTGCAGGAAGGTTCACCGATTTTATGCTCCCCCCACTCACCTTTCAGGAATACATCCATCTTAAAAACATGGATCACCTTATTTACGACGGTAGTATCACCTATGGAGAAAAAGAAATACCATATTGTTTAACTCATGATGTAAAAGCACTCAATAAAGAGTTTGTTCATTATTTAAATTTCGGGGGATACCCAGAAGTAGTTTTGTCTGAAAAGATTCAAAGTGACATGGGTAGATACGTTAAGAACGACATTGTGGACAAAGTGTTGTTGCGTGATTTACCCAGCTTGTACGGAATTAAAGATGTACAGGAATTGAATCGCTTTTTTACATACATTGCTTATAATACTGGCAACGAATTTTCGTATGAAACCATGAGTAGAGAGAGCGGAATACAGAAAGATACGCTCAAAAAATATCTGGAATATTTAGAGGCTGCTTTTTTAATAAAAGTGCTGAATAAAGTCGATGTAAATGCCAAACGCCTAAAAAGAGTTACCAGTTTTAAGGTGTATTTAACTAACCCATCGTTAAGAACTGCATTGTTTTCGCCTATTTCGGAAACTGACAGTGAAATGGGTAATTTGATAGAAACCGCAGTGCTATCGCAATGGATGCACCGCGAAAAGTTAGATTTAACTTACGCACGGTGGAAGGATGGTAAAAATGAAGGTGAAGTGGATTTGGTTTTGGTTGACGATAAGAAATATAAGCCCGTGTGGGGTGTAGAGATCAAATGGAGCAATCGTTACTTTGACAAACCTCACGAATTGAGGAGCTTGGTCCAGTTTTGCAAGGCCAATTCATTTGACAAGGCTTTGGTAACCTCCATCGATCAATTCGGAATAAAAACAGTAGATAACCTATCATTTTCTTTTTTACCTGCCTCAGTATACAGTTATAATGTTGGAGACATCACTTTAAAAATGAAAAACAGCTAA
- a CDS encoding YceH family protein — protein MEAIKPLPNLSAEEQRVLGSLIEKSRTTPDYYPMTLNSLTAACNQKSARSPVVNYDEETVTLTLNSLKIKGLISTATGGSSRVIKYKHNLGVVYPLVPSALSVICLLLLRGPLTPGEINSNSGRLYEFESIEEVVEQLQQLANETPPFVKQLPKRTGQKEARFVHLLGDYIESQEAETSTPQTTIFQPSEELENRIANLEKEVEELKELVNLLMDK, from the coding sequence ATGGAAGCCATCAAACCACTACCCAATTTATCAGCAGAGGAGCAACGCGTGTTAGGCTCGTTGATTGAAAAGAGCCGCACCACTCCAGATTATTACCCGATGACCTTGAACAGTTTAACAGCTGCCTGTAACCAAAAAAGCGCTCGCAGTCCGGTAGTTAATTACGACGAGGAAACAGTAACACTTACCTTAAATTCGCTGAAGATAAAAGGTTTAATTTCAACTGCTACAGGCGGTTCGAGTAGAGTAATTAAATATAAACATAACCTTGGGGTTGTTTATCCGCTTGTGCCCTCTGCCCTATCAGTTATTTGTTTGTTGCTTTTACGGGGACCGCTTACACCCGGCGAGATCAATAGCAACTCGGGCCGGCTTTACGAATTTGAGAGCATAGAAGAAGTGGTTGAGCAACTGCAGCAACTGGCAAATGAAACACCTCCATTTGTGAAACAGCTACCGAAACGAACGGGGCAAAAAGAAGCTCGGTTTGTCCATTTGCTGGGCGATTATATAGAAAGCCAGGAAGCAGAAACAAGCACCCCGCAAACAACAATTTTCCAACCCAGTGAAGAGTTGGAAAATCGCATTGCAAACCTCGAAAAAGAGGTAGAAGAACTAAAAGAACTTGTTAACTTACTGATGGACAAGTAA
- the fabF gene encoding beta-ketoacyl-ACP synthase II produces MKRVVVTGLGAITPLGNTVETFWGNILAGKSGVGPITKFDTSKFKTHFAAEVKDFHPESFLDKKEARKYDTFTQYAIASTDQAIKDAGLDFTTMNDDELAEVGVIWATGNGGISTFEQQLAEFHQGDGTPRFSPFFIPKMIVDIAAGAISIRHKLRGPNYCTVSACASSNTAIINAFDTIRLGKANVMIAGGSEAAITEASVGGFSAAQALSKRNDSPETASRPFDETRDGFVMGEGAGALILEELEHAQSRGAHIYAEIVGGGMAADAYHLTGTPPDGIGATLGMKKALSDANISPDKIDYINAHATSTGLGDLSELNAIKTVFNELPVVIGASKSMTGHLLGAAGAVESLISILAIRDGIVPPTINTEKLDENIPKGLNIVLSKPIKKEINYVLNNTFGFGGHVASTIFKKFEG; encoded by the coding sequence ATGAAACGAGTAGTTGTAACTGGTTTGGGCGCTATTACGCCGCTGGGAAACACAGTAGAAACCTTTTGGGGAAATATTTTGGCTGGAAAAAGCGGCGTCGGGCCGATTACGAAATTTGATACGAGCAAGTTTAAGACACATTTCGCGGCTGAAGTAAAGGATTTTCACCCTGAATCTTTCCTCGATAAAAAAGAGGCCAGAAAGTACGATACATTTACCCAATATGCCATTGCGTCGACCGATCAGGCGATTAAAGATGCAGGCTTAGACTTTACCACCATGAACGACGATGAATTGGCGGAGGTAGGCGTGATCTGGGCAACGGGCAATGGAGGCATCTCTACGTTTGAACAGCAGCTGGCCGAATTTCATCAAGGTGATGGAACGCCCAGGTTCAGTCCGTTCTTTATCCCTAAAATGATTGTCGATATCGCCGCAGGGGCCATCAGTATTCGCCATAAACTTCGCGGGCCCAATTATTGTACCGTTTCCGCTTGCGCATCATCCAATACGGCAATTATTAATGCATTCGATACCATCAGGCTGGGAAAGGCCAACGTAATGATCGCCGGTGGCTCAGAAGCTGCAATAACCGAAGCCTCAGTCGGCGGCTTTAGCGCCGCACAGGCGTTGTCCAAAAGGAACGACAGCCCCGAAACGGCATCGAGACCGTTCGATGAAACGCGTGATGGCTTCGTAATGGGCGAAGGAGCGGGTGCGCTAATTTTAGAAGAATTGGAACATGCCCAAAGCCGTGGTGCGCATATTTATGCCGAAATTGTAGGTGGCGGTATGGCTGCCGATGCGTATCACCTCACCGGAACTCCGCCTGATGGTATTGGCGCAACGCTCGGCATGAAAAAGGCGCTAAGCGACGCCAACATTTCGCCCGATAAAATCGATTACATTAACGCCCATGCAACCTCTACAGGTTTAGGCGATTTGAGCGAGTTAAATGCCATTAAAACGGTGTTTAATGAGCTTCCCGTAGTAATTGGTGCATCCAAATCAATGACGGGCCATTTATTGGGTGCGGCAGGTGCCGTTGAAAGTTTGATCAGCATCCTGGCCATACGAGATGGGATAGTGCCGCCAACAATAAACACCGAAAAGCTCGATGAAAATATTCCAAAGGGCCTCAACATTGTGTTATCCAAACCGATTAAGAAAGAAATCAATTACGTGCTTAACAATACTTTCGGTTTTGGCGGACACGTGGCCAGCACTATTTTTAAAAAATTTGAAGGCTAG
- a CDS encoding SDR family oxidoreductase, giving the protein MKTSNNTVLIVGGTAGIGLEIVKQLVALNNYVIVTGRDKQRLETALAGLQNVTPIAFDVSKESDVTALVKRIEVDFPQLNMVINNAGRAFVYHLADEAEDAFGNAAEEMMTNYLAIIRLNQKLMPILRAQNESAIVNVSSVVAFVPGINLPTYAASKAALHSYTTSLRLSLEETSVKVFELMPPLVDTAFSKEIGGHNGIKPAVVADEFIAALAKNEFEIRVGDTEKIYQLFRKAPAEALSLINGTRNVQ; this is encoded by the coding sequence ATGAAAACATCAAACAACACCGTATTAATTGTTGGCGGTACAGCGGGCATTGGTCTCGAAATCGTTAAGCAACTTGTGGCATTAAATAACTACGTTATTGTTACCGGACGAGATAAGCAACGCCTGGAAACTGCTTTGGCAGGATTGCAAAATGTTACGCCGATTGCGTTCGACGTAAGTAAAGAATCGGACGTAACTGCACTTGTGAAACGGATTGAAGTTGACTTTCCGCAGCTAAACATGGTTATTAACAACGCCGGGCGTGCCTTTGTCTATCACTTAGCAGATGAAGCGGAAGATGCTTTTGGTAACGCCGCAGAAGAAATGATGACCAATTATCTTGCTATCATCAGATTGAACCAGAAGCTCATGCCCATCCTCAGAGCGCAAAACGAATCGGCCATTGTAAATGTATCGTCAGTAGTTGCTTTTGTTCCGGGAATCAATTTACCTACCTATGCGGCGAGTAAGGCCGCTTTACATTCCTATACTACATCGTTAAGGCTGAGTTTAGAAGAAACATCGGTTAAGGTCTTCGAGCTGATGCCACCATTGGTTGATACAGCCTTCTCGAAAGAAATTGGCGGTCATAATGGAATTAAGCCTGCTGTTGTTGCCGACGAGTTTATTGCTGCATTGGCCAAAAATGAGTTTGAAATTAGGGTTGGCGATACCGAAAAAATTTACCAGTTGTTTCGCAAGGCACCTGCAGAAGCGCTGAGCTTAATCAACGGAACCAGAAACGTACAATAA
- a CDS encoding TetR/AcrR family transcriptional regulator yields the protein MSKPVKMTKAEKTKNLIIEKTAPIFNRKGYAGTSLNDITAATGLTKGSIYGNFANKDEVALAAFDFNLKSNLSKIEAEMNCQTTTKGKLLAYIDVYQGLIGSISNGGCPILNTATDADDTHPALRKKALQAVLSWKKNIINLVNEGISQNEIKEGSDPEQIALTMIAMIEGGIMIARLTNKLSNWNSIMDSLKKYINTLS from the coding sequence GTGTCGAAACCAGTAAAAATGACCAAGGCAGAGAAGACCAAAAATTTAATTATAGAAAAGACAGCACCTATCTTCAATAGGAAAGGTTATGCCGGAACTTCGCTAAACGACATTACGGCTGCAACTGGTTTAACAAAGGGCAGCATATATGGTAATTTTGCCAATAAGGACGAAGTTGCACTTGCTGCGTTCGACTTCAACCTGAAGAGCAATCTTTCTAAGATTGAGGCGGAAATGAACTGTCAAACCACCACCAAAGGCAAACTGTTGGCTTATATCGACGTTTATCAAGGGCTTATCGGCTCAATATCTAATGGCGGCTGCCCGATATTGAATACGGCTACCGATGCCGACGATACGCATCCAGCCTTGAGGAAAAAAGCACTGCAGGCGGTTTTGTCCTGGAAAAAAAACATCATAAATTTAGTAAACGAGGGAATTTCGCAAAACGAGATCAAGGAGGGAAGCGACCCTGAGCAAATTGCGCTAACAATGATCGCGATGATTGAGGGCGGAATAATGATTGCCCGCTTAACAAACAAATTGTCTAACTGGAATTCAATTATGGACTCGTTAAAAAAATACATCAATACATTAAGCTAA
- a CDS encoding helix-turn-helix domain-containing protein, with product MSTIETLEEFYQNKFSFLPENLQNGVGHFNVFRLEDCLRDDRKQMSYNRRDFYKISLIRGHNVYHYADKSIEVNGTALIFFNPFVPYTWELASGTKSEVTGFFCIFTEAFFKEKIRGNIGDLPMFAPGGNPAYILDAKQDAYVVSVFDKMLEEIDADYVYKYDLLRNYITEITHFALKTQPSEVLFKHTNANTRITSVFTELLERQFPIETTSQRFTMRSAKDYAEQLSVHVNHLNRAIKETTGKTTTHYITERLLTEAKALLKHTDWNISEIGYCLGFEEPTHFNNFFKKLTNHTPTAYRIV from the coding sequence ATGAGTACGATTGAAACCTTAGAAGAGTTTTACCAAAACAAGTTTAGCTTTTTACCAGAGAACCTTCAAAATGGCGTCGGCCACTTTAACGTTTTCCGCCTGGAAGATTGTTTGCGTGATGACCGCAAGCAAATGAGCTACAACCGGAGAGATTTCTATAAAATTTCGCTCATCCGCGGGCATAACGTTTACCATTATGCCGATAAAAGCATTGAGGTAAATGGCACAGCACTTATTTTTTTTAATCCGTTTGTTCCCTACACCTGGGAACTGGCCAGTGGAACAAAAAGCGAGGTAACAGGTTTCTTTTGCATATTTACCGAGGCTTTTTTCAAGGAAAAGATTCGCGGAAATATTGGGGACCTACCAATGTTTGCTCCAGGTGGGAACCCGGCCTATATATTGGATGCCAAGCAAGATGCCTACGTGGTGTCGGTTTTCGATAAGATGCTTGAAGAAATCGATGCCGATTACGTTTACAAATATGATTTGTTGCGAAATTACATTACAGAAATAACGCACTTCGCTCTGAAAACCCAACCTTCGGAGGTTTTATTTAAGCATACCAATGCCAACACCCGAATTACCTCGGTATTTACCGAGCTGCTTGAACGCCAGTTCCCGATTGAAACAACATCGCAGCGATTTACCATGCGCTCGGCAAAGGATTACGCCGAACAGCTTTCGGTACACGTAAACCACCTTAACCGGGCGATTAAAGAAACAACCGGCAAAACGACAACACACTATATTACCGAACGCTTGCTTACCGAAGCGAAAGCCCTGCTTAAACATACCGACTGGAACATTTCGGAAATTGGGTACTGTTTGGGCTTTGAGGAACCAACGCATTTTAACAACTTCTTTAAGAAATTAACCAACCATACGCCCACCGCGTACCGAATTGTTTGA
- a CDS encoding SDR family NAD(P)-dependent oxidoreductase, translating to MGLKKVWFVTGASKGLGLSLVNQLLKAGQSVAATSRNVDELVAAVASQSEKFLPLAVNLGDEQSVATAIDATVARFGRIDVVINNAGYGIGGSIEELTDTETRNSFDINVFGTLNVIRKASPQLRAQRSGHIINIASIAGIVGATGWAIYAATKAAVIAMSEVLAEDLKAFGIKVTAVAPGAFRTSFLTEESLVLASNPIADYEDVRAVHERYLKMNGAQAGDPEKAAAAMISLVSMPNPPIHLLLGKDALQRATTKTEALTKEFQDWKAITISTDF from the coding sequence ATGGGACTTAAAAAAGTTTGGTTTGTAACTGGTGCATCAAAGGGTTTAGGCCTAAGTTTAGTCAACCAGCTATTAAAAGCAGGTCAGTCGGTAGCTGCTACGTCAAGAAATGTTGACGAGTTAGTTGCCGCCGTGGCTTCGCAATCAGAAAAATTCCTCCCCCTGGCAGTAAATCTTGGCGACGAACAGAGCGTAGCAACCGCTATCGATGCAACGGTGGCCAGGTTTGGCCGCATCGACGTGGTGATTAATAACGCCGGGTATGGAATTGGTGGAAGCATTGAAGAATTAACGGATACGGAAACAAGAAACAGTTTCGACATCAACGTGTTTGGAACTTTGAACGTCATCCGAAAAGCCAGTCCGCAATTAAGGGCGCAACGGTCGGGCCACATCATCAACATCGCTTCTATTGCTGGTATTGTTGGCGCCACAGGCTGGGCGATTTATGCTGCAACCAAAGCAGCGGTAATTGCCATGTCGGAGGTTTTAGCTGAAGATTTAAAGGCTTTTGGTATTAAGGTTACGGCTGTTGCACCGGGAGCCTTTAGAACGAGTTTTCTCACCGAAGAGTCGCTTGTGCTGGCGAGCAATCCGATAGCTGATTACGAAGATGTTAGAGCGGTACATGAGCGGTATTTAAAAATGAACGGCGCACAAGCAGGCGACCCAGAAAAGGCTGCTGCGGCAATGATTTCGCTGGTAAGCATGCCAAATCCACCTATTCATTTGCTGCTTGGAAAGGATGCGTTGCAAAGAGCAACCACGAAAACAGAGGCGCTTACAAAAGAATTTCAAGACTGGAAAGCAATAACCATTTCAACAGATTTTTAA